The Methanosarcina acetivorans C2A genome includes the window TCAAATCTACAAATTAGAATTAGGGGGGATGATATATAGAGATAACATTTTGAAACGAGAAACGGAGAGTTCTGTAGAAATTCTGATTCAATCTGAATAATACACTTTAGTCTGATCTCATAGTCCACAATATTGTTTTCGAAAAACTTTTTCTCGATAATTTTTGAAATTTCCAAAAACACACATGATATTCTTCGAACAACAGGCACAAAGGAATAAAAATACTTCTCCGATCACAGTACTTCCAGGCCAAAATAAAAGATAAATTTCATAGGTTTGGAATTTGTTCCTTTCTCAAAACGGTTATGAGTTTCACTATAGAATAAGCAGCTCTGGTTATTCCCATACTGCGTTCATCCACATCTGTACCAACTAGATACAGATTTTTTACTGGCGTAGTTATCCCTGCGATAAAACCATTTATTGCCATAGAAGCTTTTTCCGGAACGGTCATTTGATAATGAATCATATCTATATGTTTGTTTATACCAGGATAAACTCGCAAAATAGTCTCGTAAGCATCCGATTTTTCAGATTCTAATGAACTATTTTCATCTATGGAAAACATAAAACCTACAAGCTTTTTGCCCGCAGGAGCAAAACTCTTGTTATAATTGCTTATCGGCATTGCCCAGAAAGGTTTTTGTTTAAACCACACTTCTCCCCCTGTGTAGTTGAATTCTTCAAACTCTTCGTCCAGACCAAGCCATATTGTTAAGGACTTCGACTGTTTGATTCTGCTTAAATCCGAAACATAAGACGCAGGTAAATCAGTAACATATCTAGGGAGATCTTTTGCAAAAGCTGAGTAAATAATCGTATCTGCAAAATAGGAACCTTCATTTGTTAAGACTCCTTTTGCAGTGTTGTTTTCTGTGATTATCTGTTCTACGGCAGTATTAGTTTTAATCTCCACCGTTTCTGGCAAAGAATACAGAATGGCATTTAATATCGCTTTCAAACCGTTTCGCGGATAATACTGATTATAATTTACTTTGTTATTATTCAACAATCGACTGACATAAGACATTCTTTTAAATTTATCAATATACTGATGTTCACTATTTTCGTGAGTAATATCCTTTTCTATATCCTCTTCAATAAATCCACCTCCGACAAACATCCTCTGAACCGATGTCTCTTTTGCGGATTTTCCGGATAAAAAATAACTAAATGTATCCATGAATTCTTTCGTGTCAGATGAGAGTGTATTCCATGGCAGGGATTGATAAACTGAAATATTAGATATGTCAGTTCCGAATTGCCATGAAAGCAGCATTTTAGTCAATGACTGCGCAATTATGAGACGATCTTTTCTTGGCAACACATCCATTGTAAGGTAGCCCGTAAGAGTGGTGGGAACTTCCTTTAAACCATCTTTATCACGTATAAAATAATCACCATAATCAACAAAAGCAGGAATATAGTCAAAATAATTTTCCATTAAATATCTTAGTGGCCCACCCTCATGGAGTTGAGTAATGGCATGAGGCCCGGTATCGACTTGATAACCGTTAACAAGATAGCTATTACAATTATTTCCCAGCTTTCTGTTTTTCTCTAAAACAAGAACTTTTTTCCCGGACTTGGACAATACCAGAGCAGATAATAAGCCACTGACGCCACCGCCTATTACAATCGAATCATAATTCTCCATAATATTTCTCTATAATGTAATACTGATTAATATTTTTTTGCTATGTAAGCACAGTAGCATGAATAGAAGTCTGTGACTCTCACAGTATCAATTGCCTCATGAAATTTTTTTTCCTTCCTGTTCTTCAGGAGGTCGATAAGTTCTATAAAGGTGTGATAGTCTATACCTGTACATTCCTTCAATAAAACAAGGATACAATGTTGATATACCGGGTATGAACATATCTGGTAAACTGATCTTGATAATGGTTCATTCTGAAAGGCTGAAAATTTTCAGGACTGATCTCAACAGGTTTAATACATAATTGGTTCTATCATTAGAATGATCAAAAACAAAACTTAGAGGGATTAAAACTCAAACCTATGGGGATGGTTGAATAAAACGTTGTCTCGTTTTCAAGGGTTTCTACCGAATGTCAATTGCAAAGGTTGAAATTCAGGATTAACCTATCCCACTCTTACAGATGATATCCAAGATTATCCAGAGATGAAATATTATGACCGGCGCAAAAGTGCTCCTCATGATGGGATGCCCCGAGATCCCGATTCAAACCAGCATTGCCCTATATCTTTCCCACAAGCTGACCAACTTAGGATTCGATGTAACGGTTGCAGGGACGGAAGCTGCAACAAGACTTTTGAAAGTTTCCGATTCCGATGGCTATTATGCAAAAAAGCTGGTGAATCTCGATAAAACCATGGAGGACATTATTGAGAAAAGATCGGATTTCGACATCTGTTTCGCCTTTATGCATAACGATGCCGGAATGACCTATGCAGCGACCATGAGTGCCCTTTCTCAGGCAAAGCTTTATTCGATAGTCTTTGGCAGACACGCCGACGAACTGGCTGAAACCATCGAATTCGATGGTGAAAAGATCGTCTCGAAGGATGTTCACAACCCCCTCCGCCTCAAGAACAGGCTGGATAAAATTGTGGAGGGGATAGCCATATGAGCTGTATTGAGCAGATGAAGTACGAGATTCTCCTGGAAAAGACGACTTACAAAGAGGCCAGAGAGTACATCGAGAAAAACTCAGAGGAAGTCTACTATGTAGACCCCGGATACAAGATTTTCAAGGACTACCACATAATAGGAGTGCCGCCCATTGCTATGGGGGTTAAGGGCAACTCTCTGATTTTCACCTATACAAAGCCCTGCTACGGAACCTTTGTCCTGACCGTAGACAGCGAGGACAGCACAAAAGAAATTGACCGGCTCAGAGAGACGGAGAAGAATAAGGTAAAGCCCTCTTTGAAGAAGAGCAAACCTCCTGAGAGCCCGAAGGCTCCCTCTGGCAGCTACCTGGATATGTGGAAAAAATGAATTAAGATTAGGGGATTAGAGTTTAAGAAATAGAATTTAAGAAATAGAATTCAGGATAAAAGAATTAGGAGAATTGAGCTGGAAGAAAAGAATTAGGAGAATTGATTTTAGAGGAAGTTGGGGGGGAGATTTTCCCTTCGCTCCCCTCTAAGTTGACTTGTAAAATTAAATTTTATACTTTTACTCTTACTATTGTTTTCACTTTCACTTTTATTTATACTCTTACTCTTACTTTTTCTTTAATCTCACTCTATTATCAGGTCTTTAACCCTGATCCCGCTTTCCACAATTTTTCCTACGATTTTTCCACCGGTAAGCTCTGCAGCTTTTGCGGCGTCTTTTTCCGGCAGGATCATCAAAAAGCCCATGCCCATATTGAAGGTTCTGTACATCTCAAGGTCTTCGACTTCGCCTTCTTTCTGCAGGAATTTGAAGATCTCCTGGGGCTCGATAGGGTCGGAAAATTCAAAGCCAAGTTTTGTTACCCTTCTCAGTTTCAAAAGCCCGCTGCCTGTTATGTGGGCAAGCCCGTGGACTTCGCACGCTTTAAGGACATCAAGGACTTCTATGTAAATCCGGGTGGGCTCAAGGAGTTCGTCTCCTATGGTCTTTGAACTGTCATAGGGACAGGGATCGTGGTAAGAGTAGCCGGATTTCTCAATGATCTTCCTTACAAGAGTATAGCCGTTACTGTGGACTCCTGTGCTCGGGATGCCGACAAGTACGTCGCCTACCCGGACCTTTCCTCCTTCTAGGATATCTTCTTTTTTGACAACCCCCAGGCAGGTGCCTGCAAGGTCAAAACCTTTGATGATATCAGGGAGGGTTGCGGTTTCCCCGCCTACAATGGACATCCTTGAGATTTCGGCTCCTTTCAGCAGCCCTTCTCCTATCTGGGCGGCAAAACCCTCTTCATGCTTCTCCAGGGCCAGGTAGTCCACAAAGGCTACGGGTTCGGCCCCGATGGCAAGGAGGTCGTTAACGTTCATTGCGATACAGTCTATCCCCACGGTGTTCCAGCGCTTCATCTCGTTTGCAATAAGGACTTTTGATCCTACCCCGTCCGTCGTCATGGCAAGGGCATATTCTCCGAAGTCCAAGAGCCCTGCATAGTGTCCTATTCCTGTAAGAGGGGCTCCAATACCCTTTCGAACATAACTCAGTTTGTCGATCAGGGTTTTGACGGTTTTTTCTTCCTTTGTGATATCCACGCCTGAGTCCGCGTATGTTAGGTGCTTTTCGCTCACTCTCTGACCCTTCCTGTCTGCTTCATAGCTTTTTTTCAATTCCATTTCCATTGTAAAGTTCGAATTCGTCATGCAGGGTCTTGACTGCAGCAAATGCGTCGCCCTCTCTGACCACGAAAGAGATATTGTACTGGGAAGATCCCTGACTGATCATAATAATATTAATCATTGAATTCCCAAGTGCTCCGAAGACTCTTTTTGCCACTCCCGGAGTTCCTGCCATGCCCGCACCCACAACTGCAACCACACAGACATTTCTATCCGAGGTGATTTCCTTTACGATTTCACGGTTGAACTCGGCATGGAGGGCTTTTAATGCAGATTCTACGTGTGACTCACTGACCACAAAAGAGAGGTTTGACTCTGAAGATCCCTGGCTGATCATAACAATATTTACCCCAGCTCGGGCAAGTGCGGTAAAGAGCCT containing:
- a CDS encoding DUF1890 domain-containing protein, whose amino-acid sequence is MTGAKVLLMMGCPEIPIQTSIALYLSHKLTNLGFDVTVAGTEAATRLLKVSDSDGYYAKKLVNLDKTMEDIIEKRSDFDICFAFMHNDAGMTYAATMSALSQAKLYSIVFGRHADELAETIEFDGEKIVSKDVHNPLRLKNRLDKIVEGIAI
- the purM gene encoding phosphoribosylformylglycinamidine cyclo-ligase, whose amino-acid sequence is MSEKHLTYADSGVDITKEEKTVKTLIDKLSYVRKGIGAPLTGIGHYAGLLDFGEYALAMTTDGVGSKVLIANEMKRWNTVGIDCIAMNVNDLLAIGAEPVAFVDYLALEKHEEGFAAQIGEGLLKGAEISRMSIVGGETATLPDIIKGFDLAGTCLGVVKKEDILEGGKVRVGDVLVGIPSTGVHSNGYTLVRKIIEKSGYSYHDPCPYDSSKTIGDELLEPTRIYIEVLDVLKACEVHGLAHITGSGLLKLRRVTKLGFEFSDPIEPQEIFKFLQKEGEVEDLEMYRTFNMGMGFLMILPEKDAAKAAELTGGKIVGKIVESGIRVKDLIIE
- a CDS encoding phytoene desaturase family protein, with amino-acid sequence MENYDSIVIGGGVSGLLSALVLSKSGKKVLVLEKNRKLGNNCNSYLVNGYQVDTGPHAITQLHEGGPLRYLMENYFDYIPAFVDYGDYFIRDKDGLKEVPTTLTGYLTMDVLPRKDRLIIAQSLTKMLLSWQFGTDISNISVYQSLPWNTLSSDTKEFMDTFSYFLSGKSAKETSVQRMFVGGGFIEEDIEKDITHENSEHQYIDKFKRMSYVSRLLNNNKVNYNQYYPRNGLKAILNAILYSLPETVEIKTNTAVEQIITENNTAKGVLTNEGSYFADTIIYSAFAKDLPRYVTDLPASYVSDLSRIKQSKSLTIWLGLDEEFEEFNYTGGEVWFKQKPFWAMPISNYNKSFAPAGKKLVGFMFSIDENSSLESEKSDAYETILRVYPGINKHIDMIHYQMTVPEKASMAINGFIAGITTPVKNLYLVGTDVDERSMGITRAAYSIVKLITVLRKEQIPNL
- a CDS encoding DUF1894 domain-containing protein; this translates as MSCIEQMKYEILLEKTTYKEAREYIEKNSEEVYYVDPGYKIFKDYHIIGVPPIAMGVKGNSLIFTYTKPCYGTFVLTVDSEDSTKEIDRLRETEKNKVKPSLKKSKPPESPKAPSGSYLDMWKK